The Providencia rettgeri genome includes a window with the following:
- the cls gene encoding Cardiolipin synthase yields MATVYTLMSWLLFFLYWLIIAAITVRILVKRRPVTSAMTWLLIIYILPLVGIIAYVAFGELHLGKRRVDKAHDMWPSVATWLENLRNSKHIFATDNSPVAEPLFQLVEKRQGIAGVKGNRIQLLTTCEDSLKAIVNDINNAQHSIEMVFYIWQPGGLVDGVTEALLNAAKRGVKCRIMVDSAGSWHFFRSDYPEKMRAAGIEFIESLKVNLMRFFLRRMDLRQHRKIVVIDNYISYTGSMNMVDPRYFKQDSGVGEWVDILVRMEGPVSTTLGIVYAFDWEMETGQRVLPPPPDSNIMPFEQANGHTTQIIASGPGFPDELIQQSLMTAMFSARKQLIMTTPYFVPSDDLLHAICTAAMRGVDVSIIMPRQNDSFLVRWANRSFYSELLAAGVKIYQFEDGLLHTKSVLVDGELSLVGSVNLDMRSLWLNFEITVVIDDKSFGSDLTLVQYDYIARSTRLEIEEWEQRPFWNRVVERICYFFSPLL; encoded by the coding sequence ATGGCAACCGTCTATACACTTATGAGTTGGCTTTTGTTCTTCCTATATTGGCTAATTATTGCAGCAATTACCGTCCGCATCTTAGTCAAAAGAAGGCCGGTCACCTCAGCCATGACATGGCTCCTGATCATTTATATCCTGCCATTAGTCGGTATTATTGCGTATGTCGCCTTCGGTGAACTTCACCTCGGTAAACGTCGAGTTGATAAAGCTCATGATATGTGGCCTTCTGTCGCAACATGGTTAGAAAATCTACGAAATTCAAAACATATCTTTGCCACTGATAACAGCCCCGTCGCTGAGCCATTATTTCAATTAGTTGAAAAACGCCAAGGCATTGCTGGGGTTAAAGGTAATAGGATTCAACTTTTAACCACTTGTGAAGATTCATTAAAAGCGATAGTCAATGATATCAATAATGCTCAGCACTCAATTGAAATGGTCTTCTATATTTGGCAACCAGGTGGTTTAGTTGACGGAGTTACCGAAGCATTACTCAACGCTGCAAAACGAGGCGTTAAATGCCGTATTATGGTGGACTCTGCAGGAAGTTGGCACTTTTTCCGTAGTGATTATCCCGAAAAAATGCGTGCTGCAGGCATTGAGTTTATAGAATCACTAAAAGTTAATTTGATGCGTTTCTTCTTGCGTCGAATGGATTTACGTCAACATCGTAAAATAGTCGTTATCGATAACTATATTTCATATACAGGTAGTATGAATATGGTTGACCCTCGTTATTTTAAACAAGATTCAGGGGTTGGTGAATGGGTTGACATTTTAGTGCGTATGGAAGGCCCAGTGAGTACCACGTTAGGTATTGTGTATGCTTTTGACTGGGAGATGGAAACTGGCCAACGCGTACTTCCACCACCGCCTGATAGTAATATTATGCCTTTTGAACAAGCGAATGGGCATACAACACAAATTATCGCCTCCGGCCCTGGCTTCCCTGATGAGTTGATTCAACAATCGCTGATGACCGCCATGTTTTCTGCACGCAAACAACTGATCATGACGACTCCTTATTTTGTGCCTAGCGATGACCTTTTACATGCAATTTGCACGGCAGCAATGCGGGGTGTTGATGTCAGTATTATTATGCCAAGGCAGAATGACTCATTCCTTGTCCGCTGGGCAAACCGTTCATTTTACAGTGAATTATTAGCTGCCGGTGTTAAGATTTACCAATTTGAAGATGGCTTATTGCACACCAAGAGTGTATTAGTTGATGGCGAGCTCAGCCTAGTTGGCTCAGTCAATCTTGATATGCGCAGTTTATGGCTCAATTTTGAAATCACCGTGGTCATTGACGATAAAAGTTTTGGTAGCGATCTCACGTTAGTTCAGTATGATTATATTGCGCGGTCAACACGTTTAGAAATCGAAGAGTGGGAACAACGCCCTTTCTGGAACCGTGTCGTTGAACGCATTTGTTACTTCTTTAGTCCATTGTTATAA
- the tonB gene encoding transport protein TonB, translated as MRWMRWTLIIVISLSIHAGLAMAWIFNQPNLARDPEPLTIAMVAFAAPEPASEPVEQVETPVEPEPEPVIEPEPEPVVEPVIALPKKKPEVKKKPKPKQEEKKKIKEDVKPVEKQLAMNNLKSDVTAPKTNNSPIKTANNTGASNSQSTKKGGPRALHKQAPSYPERARRLGKEGYVKVRYDIDDGGRVTNIEFVEASPKGLFERDVKRAMNRWTFEKQPAKGYVTEIYFKLDGTVSQV; from the coding sequence ATGCGTTGGATGCGTTGGACTTTAATTATCGTCATTTCATTATCTATTCATGCAGGCCTTGCAATGGCATGGATTTTTAATCAACCTAATTTAGCCAGAGATCCTGAGCCATTGACGATTGCTATGGTTGCTTTTGCTGCCCCTGAACCTGCTTCTGAACCTGTTGAGCAGGTTGAAACACCGGTAGAGCCAGAACCTGAACCCGTTATTGAGCCAGAGCCTGAACCGGTGGTTGAACCCGTTATTGCATTGCCTAAGAAAAAGCCTGAGGTGAAGAAAAAACCTAAGCCAAAACAGGAAGAAAAGAAAAAGATTAAAGAAGATGTTAAGCCGGTTGAAAAGCAATTGGCTATGAATAATCTTAAATCAGATGTTACTGCACCGAAAACGAATAATAGCCCAATAAAGACCGCAAACAATACAGGGGCAAGCAATAGTCAATCAACTAAAAAAGGCGGCCCTAGAGCTCTACATAAACAAGCACCTTCCTACCCTGAACGTGCACGTCGTTTAGGGAAAGAAGGGTATGTGAAAGTTCGTTATGATATTGATGATGGTGGGCGAGTGACAAATATTGAATTTGTTGAAGCTTCACCTAAAGGGTTATTCGAGCGGGATGTCAAACGTGCTATGAACCGTTGGACTTTTGAAAAGCAACCTGCAAAAGGCTATGTGACCGAAATTTATTTCAAATTGGATGGAACCGTCAGCCAAGTATAA
- a CDS encoding Uncharacterized acyl-CoA thioester hydrolase HI_0827, with amino-acid sequence MQLPNGELVLRTLAMPADTNANGDIFGGWLMSQMDIGGAILAKEIALGRVVTVAVNGIKFQKPVAVGDVVCCYARCLKTGKSSITINIEVWVKKVATEPVGHRYRATDAVFTYVAVNDDSTSRSLPKEKQHFQLASSEQHAD; translated from the coding sequence ATGCAATTGCCGAACGGTGAGTTGGTTTTACGTACATTAGCCATGCCCGCAGATACTAATGCGAATGGTGATATTTTTGGTGGCTGGCTGATGTCACAAATGGATATAGGTGGGGCTATATTAGCGAAAGAAATTGCGCTAGGACGAGTAGTTACTGTAGCGGTAAATGGGATTAAATTTCAAAAGCCTGTTGCCGTAGGTGATGTTGTTTGTTGCTACGCACGCTGCCTAAAAACAGGGAAAAGCTCAATTACAATTAATATTGAAGTTTGGGTAAAAAAAGTAGCAACCGAGCCCGTTGGTCACCGCTATCGTGCAACTGATGCTGTATTTACCTATGTTGCCGTTAATGACGATAGTACCTCTCGTTCATTACCCAAAGAAAAGCAGCATTTTCAATTAGCAAGTTCTGAGCAACACGCAGACTAA
- the yciB gene encoding Probable intracellular septation protein A, with the protein MKQLIDFIPLIIFFIVYKRYDIFYASGALMVTTPLALLATYLIYKKVEKVAKITCAIVMGFAALTLIFHSDAFIKWKVTIIYAAFAGALLFSQWFTEKPLIQRMLGSNQEIKLADSYWNKLNSAWAIFFIFCALLNIYVAFWMAQDIWVNFKVFGLTAGTLIFTVLSVVYIFKNMVKEPAEKHEE; encoded by the coding sequence ATGAAACAACTTATTGATTTTATTCCTTTGATAATCTTTTTTATTGTCTATAAAAGATACGATATTTTCTATGCGAGTGGCGCATTAATGGTGACCACTCCTTTAGCGTTATTAGCAACTTATCTTATTTATAAGAAAGTTGAAAAAGTTGCAAAAATTACCTGTGCAATCGTAATGGGTTTTGCGGCTTTAACTCTTATTTTCCATAGTGATGCATTCATTAAATGGAAAGTCACTATTATCTATGCTGCATTTGCTGGTGCATTACTCTTTAGCCAATGGTTTACTGAAAAACCACTCATTCAGCGCATGTTAGGCAGTAACCAAGAAATAAAACTTGCAGATAGTTATTGGAATAAACTTAATAGTGCATGGGCTATTTTCTTTATTTTCTGTGCACTTCTAAATATTTATGTTGCTTTCTGGATGGCTCAAGATATCTGGGTTAACTTCAAAGTCTTTGGTCTGACAGCAGGAACATTAATATTTACAGTACTGAGTGTGGTCTATATTTTTAAAAATATGGTTAAAGAGCCTGCAGAAAAACACGAAGAATAA